In the Juglans microcarpa x Juglans regia isolate MS1-56 chromosome 6D, Jm3101_v1.0, whole genome shotgun sequence genome, one interval contains:
- the LOC121234581 gene encoding protein FAR-RED IMPAIRED RESPONSE 1-like isoform X2: protein MTYLTNRYGMPFVLFVGVNHHGQSILLGTSLISSEDTSTFVWLFRAWLTCMNGRAPKAIITNQDQAMKSAISTVFPNTRHTYCLWHVMQKLTEKLGSHTQFNAGLKTSIESALYDSQTCGEFEDKWRQLLNMYNLGSNTWLQGLYNEKTFWVPVYLKNVFLAGMSIRKRSKSTNAFFDGFLHSSTTLKELVDQFDNALTNKVKVEATVDFNSFNQTIPCISPFGIEKQFQMMYTNTKFKEVQEEVFGLILCNCTLVSTKGCVSTFAVLDQISLDDEDLKNVHFLVDYNEEECEFKCMCALFEMKGIFCRHAFAVCRMKKINVLPEKYILDRWRKDLKRRYTLVKSSYDDLRSNADAQRYEVVVKRCLKLATRVSQSDEHYNALLRQLDEFEHKFEGLTFESRPFSTNVKEKVVVEKGKKILSPHVGCGKGTTPTKRKVPVVEKVATKREKTDLQENLR, encoded by the exons ATGACGTACCTAACAAATAGGTACGGTATGCCTTTTGTTCTCTTTGTGGGTGTAAACCATCATGGACAATCTATATTGTTAGGGACTAGCTTGATTTCAAGTGAGGACACAAGTACATTTGTCTGGTTGTTTCGAGCATGGTTAACGTGCATGAATGGTCGAGCTCCCAAAGCTATTATAACAAATCAAGATCAGGCAATGAAGAGTGCTATTTCTACTGTATTTCCAAATACTCGCCACACATATTGTCTCTGGCATGTCATGCAAAAGCTGACAGAAAAATTGGGATCCCACACCCAATTCAACGCTGGGTTGAAGACTtctattgagagtgctctaTATGATTCACAAACTTGTGGAGAATTTGAGGACAAGTGGAGGCAACTACTTAATATGTACAATCTTGGTTCTAATACATGGCTGCAAGGGTTGTATAACGAGAAGACTTTTTGGGTACCAGTttacttgaaaaatgtatttttggcTGGTATGAGCATTAGAAAACGGTCTAAAAGCACGAATGCTTTTTTTGACGGGTTTCTGCATTCTAGTACAACGTTGAAGGAACTTGTTGATCAATTTGACAATGCTCTAACTAATAAGGTGAAAGTCGAGGCAACAGTTGATTTCAATTCCTTCAACCAAACAATTCCATGCATATCTCCATTTGGCATTGAGAAGCAGTTTCAAATGATGtatacaaatacaaaatttaaggAGGTCCAAGAAGAGGTGTTTGGgttgattttatgtaattgcACACTTGTCAGCACTAAAGGTTGTGTTTCCACATTTGCTGTTTTGGATCAAATTTCGCTTGATGacgaagatttaaaaaatgtgcatTTTTTAGTTGACTACAACGAAGAGGAATGCGAATTCAAATGCATGTGTGCATTATTTGAGATGAAGGGAATTTTCTGTAGGCATGCATTTGCTGTTTGTCGTATGAAGAAAATTAATGTGCTAccggaaaaatatattttggatcgATGGAGAAAGGATTTAAAGAGAAGATACACACTGGTCAAAAGTAGTTATGATGACTTGCGGAGCAATGCAGATGCACAAAGGTATGAGGTTGTAGTGAAAAGATGTTTAAAATTAGCAACACGTGTGTCCCAAAGTGATGAGCATTACAATGCTTTGTTACGCCAGTTAGATGAATTTGAGCATAAATTTGAAGGCTTAACATTTGAGTCAAGACCCTTTTCAACCAATGTTAAAGAAAAAGTGGTCGTGGAGAAAGGTAAAAAGATATTAAGCCCCCACGTTGGCTGTGGGAAGGGGACAACCCCAACGAAAAGGAAGGTTCCGGTTGTAGAAAAGGTTGCAaccaagagagaaaaaacag acttGCAGGAAAATCTTCGTTGA
- the LOC121234581 gene encoding protein FAR-RED IMPAIRED RESPONSE 1-like isoform X1 — protein MTYLTNRYGMPFVLFVGVNHHGQSILLGTSLISSEDTSTFVWLFRAWLTCMNGRAPKAIITNQDQAMKSAISTVFPNTRHTYCLWHVMQKLTEKLGSHTQFNAGLKTSIESALYDSQTCGEFEDKWRQLLNMYNLGSNTWLQGLYNEKTFWVPVYLKNVFLAGMSIRKRSKSTNAFFDGFLHSSTTLKELVDQFDNALTNKVKVEATVDFNSFNQTIPCISPFGIEKQFQMMYTNTKFKEVQEEVFGLILCNCTLVSTKGCVSTFAVLDQISLDDEDLKNVHFLVDYNEEECEFKCMCALFEMKGIFCRHAFAVCRMKKINVLPEKYILDRWRKDLKRRYTLVKSSYDDLRSNADAQRYEVVVKRCLKLATRVSQSDEHYNALLRQLDEFEHKFEGLTFESRPFSTNVKEKVVVEKGKKILSPHVGCGKGTTPTKRKVPVVEKVATKREKNKLAGKSSLMNPIQVSFCYLNLC, from the exons ATGACGTACCTAACAAATAGGTACGGTATGCCTTTTGTTCTCTTTGTGGGTGTAAACCATCATGGACAATCTATATTGTTAGGGACTAGCTTGATTTCAAGTGAGGACACAAGTACATTTGTCTGGTTGTTTCGAGCATGGTTAACGTGCATGAATGGTCGAGCTCCCAAAGCTATTATAACAAATCAAGATCAGGCAATGAAGAGTGCTATTTCTACTGTATTTCCAAATACTCGCCACACATATTGTCTCTGGCATGTCATGCAAAAGCTGACAGAAAAATTGGGATCCCACACCCAATTCAACGCTGGGTTGAAGACTtctattgagagtgctctaTATGATTCACAAACTTGTGGAGAATTTGAGGACAAGTGGAGGCAACTACTTAATATGTACAATCTTGGTTCTAATACATGGCTGCAAGGGTTGTATAACGAGAAGACTTTTTGGGTACCAGTttacttgaaaaatgtatttttggcTGGTATGAGCATTAGAAAACGGTCTAAAAGCACGAATGCTTTTTTTGACGGGTTTCTGCATTCTAGTACAACGTTGAAGGAACTTGTTGATCAATTTGACAATGCTCTAACTAATAAGGTGAAAGTCGAGGCAACAGTTGATTTCAATTCCTTCAACCAAACAATTCCATGCATATCTCCATTTGGCATTGAGAAGCAGTTTCAAATGATGtatacaaatacaaaatttaaggAGGTCCAAGAAGAGGTGTTTGGgttgattttatgtaattgcACACTTGTCAGCACTAAAGGTTGTGTTTCCACATTTGCTGTTTTGGATCAAATTTCGCTTGATGacgaagatttaaaaaatgtgcatTTTTTAGTTGACTACAACGAAGAGGAATGCGAATTCAAATGCATGTGTGCATTATTTGAGATGAAGGGAATTTTCTGTAGGCATGCATTTGCTGTTTGTCGTATGAAGAAAATTAATGTGCTAccggaaaaatatattttggatcgATGGAGAAAGGATTTAAAGAGAAGATACACACTGGTCAAAAGTAGTTATGATGACTTGCGGAGCAATGCAGATGCACAAAGGTATGAGGTTGTAGTGAAAAGATGTTTAAAATTAGCAACACGTGTGTCCCAAAGTGATGAGCATTACAATGCTTTGTTACGCCAGTTAGATGAATTTGAGCATAAATTTGAAGGCTTAACATTTGAGTCAAGACCCTTTTCAACCAATGTTAAAGAAAAAGTGGTCGTGGAGAAAGGTAAAAAGATATTAAGCCCCCACGTTGGCTGTGGGAAGGGGACAACCCCAACGAAAAGGAAGGTTCCGGTTGTAGAAAAGGTTGCAaccaagagagaaaaaa ataaacttGCAGGAAAATCTTCGTTGATGAATCCCATTCAAGTAAGCTTCTGCTATCTCAACTTGTGTTAG
- the LOC121234581 gene encoding protein FAR1-RELATED SEQUENCE 4-like isoform X3 has translation MTYLTNRYGMPFVLFVGVNHHGQSILLGTSLISSEDTSTFVWLFRAWLTCMNGRAPKAIITNQDQAMKSAISTVFPNTRHTYCLWHVMQKLTEKLGSHTQFNAGLKTSIESALYDSQTCGEFEDKWRQLLNMYNLGSNTWLQGLYNEKTFWVPVYLKNVFLAGMSIRKRSKSTNAFFDGFLHSSTTLKELVDQFDNALTNKVKVEATVDFNSFNQTIPCISPFGIEKQFQMMYTNTKFKEVQEEVFGLILCNCTLVSTKGCVSTFAVLDQISLDDEDLKNVHFLVDYNEEECEFKCMCALFEMKGIFCRHAFAVCRMKKINVLPEKYILDRWRKDLKRRYTLVKSSYDDLRSNADAQS, from the exons ATGACGTACCTAACAAATAGGTACGGTATGCCTTTTGTTCTCTTTGTGGGTGTAAACCATCATGGACAATCTATATTGTTAGGGACTAGCTTGATTTCAAGTGAGGACACAAGTACATTTGTCTGGTTGTTTCGAGCATGGTTAACGTGCATGAATGGTCGAGCTCCCAAAGCTATTATAACAAATCAAGATCAGGCAATGAAGAGTGCTATTTCTACTGTATTTCCAAATACTCGCCACACATATTGTCTCTGGCATGTCATGCAAAAGCTGACAGAAAAATTGGGATCCCACACCCAATTCAACGCTGGGTTGAAGACTtctattgagagtgctctaTATGATTCACAAACTTGTGGAGAATTTGAGGACAAGTGGAGGCAACTACTTAATATGTACAATCTTGGTTCTAATACATGGCTGCAAGGGTTGTATAACGAGAAGACTTTTTGGGTACCAGTttacttgaaaaatgtatttttggcTGGTATGAGCATTAGAAAACGGTCTAAAAGCACGAATGCTTTTTTTGACGGGTTTCTGCATTCTAGTACAACGTTGAAGGAACTTGTTGATCAATTTGACAATGCTCTAACTAATAAGGTGAAAGTCGAGGCAACAGTTGATTTCAATTCCTTCAACCAAACAATTCCATGCATATCTCCATTTGGCATTGAGAAGCAGTTTCAAATGATGtatacaaatacaaaatttaaggAGGTCCAAGAAGAGGTGTTTGGgttgattttatgtaattgcACACTTGTCAGCACTAAAGGTTGTGTTTCCACATTTGCTGTTTTGGATCAAATTTCGCTTGATGacgaagatttaaaaaatgtgcatTTTTTAGTTGACTACAACGAAGAGGAATGCGAATTCAAATGCATGTGTGCATTATTTGAGATGAAGGGAATTTTCTGTAGGCATGCATTTGCTGTTTGTCGTATGAAGAAAATTAATGTGCTAccggaaaaatatattttggatcgATGGAGAAAGGATTTAAAGAGAAGATACACACTGGTCAAAAGTAGTTATGATGACTTGCGGAGCAATGCAGATGCACAAAG TTAG
- the LOC121234100 gene encoding alkane hydroxylase MAH1-like, with protein MSAMLIDVDFLVQILVAFLCFLPLYLIWSWKRTITPVTNWPLVGMLPGLLSKLSNIHEYATQVLKQNGGTFEFKGPWFANMDFLVTCDPMNVRYISAKNFTNYPKGPEFKKLFEPFGDGILNSDSELWKSYRKLIHSLIKHRKFQLFQERSMRQKVSQGLFPVLEHVSRQETIVDLQNVFQRFTFDNTCLLVMGFDPKCLSVELPEVDYRTAFDEVEEAIFYRHIVPKSIWKLQKWLNIGEENKLRRATEILDRFLYQHISSKKGEFLRRRTSQMEQVEYEKDEDFDLLTACMAEQEEEEVKGEVAQTDDYRRSDRYLRDIAFNFMAAGKDTVNAGLTWLFWLIGTHPTVEEKILEEIKENLLAKDDGKWRLFSIEEQSKLVYLHAAICEALRLYPSVPFNHRLSVEPDVLPSGHHVVANTKIMVSLYSMGSMEGIWGDDCLEFKPERWISEKGGIVHIPSYKFIAFNTGPRSCLGQDLTFFQMKTIVPAILWNYRIQVVEGHPISPCLSVMLHMKHGLKVRVSKRS; from the coding sequence ATGAGCGCCATGCTAATTGATGTCGACTTTCTTGTTCAGATACTTGTGGCGTTTCTTTGTTTTCTCCCTCTCTACCTGATCTGGAGTTGGAAGAGAACAATTACTCCAGTCACGAACTGGCCTCTTGTTGGAATGCTGCCTGGACTTCTTTCTAAGTTATCAAATATCCATGAATATGCAACCCAGGTTTTGAAACAAAATGGTGGTACTTTTGAGTTCAAAGGGCCATGGTTTGCTAACATGGACTTTTTGGTCACTTGTGACCCCATGAATGTGCGCTATATATCGGCAAAAAACTTCACCAACTATCCTAAGGGACCCGAGTTCAAGAAGCTTTTTGAGCCTTTTGGAGATGGGATTCTCAACTCTGACTCGGAGTTGTGGAAATCCTATAGAAAGTTGATTCACTCGCTCATTAAACACAGGAAGTTCCAGCTGTTTCAAGAGAGATCTATGCGGCAAAAGGTATCGCAAGGCCTGTTCCCTGTCCTTGAGCATGTGTCGAGACAAGAAACTATAGTTGACTTGCAAAATGTCTTTCAGCGGTTCACCTTTGATAATACCTGCCTTTTGGTGATGGGTTTTGATCCAAAGTGCCTCTCTGTTGAATTACCCGAAGTTGATTACAGAACGGCATTTGACGAAGTAGAGGAGGCCATATTTTACCGACATATTGTGCCGAAAAGCATTTGGAAGTTACAAAAATGGCTTAACATAGGAGAAGAGAATAAGTTGAGAAGAGCCACGGAGATCTTGGATCGTTTCTTGTACCAGCACATTTCATCAAAGAAAGGAGAATTTCTAAGACGCAGAACGTCCCAAATGGAGCAAGTTGAGTATGAGAAGGACGAGGACTTTGATTTACTAACAGCTTGCATGgcagaacaagaagaagaagaagtgaaagGAGAAGTAGCACAGACGGATGATTATAGAAGATCTGACAGATATCTAAGAGACATTGCATTCAATTTCATGGCAGCTGGGAAAGATACTGTAAACGCAGGTCTCACATGGCTTTTCTGGCTTATTGGCACACACCCTACAGTAGAAGAAAAGATACTAGAAGAGATCAAAGAAAATTTGTTGGCCAAAGATGATGGAAAGTGGAGGCTTTTCAGCATAGAAGAGCAAAGCAAACTAGTTTATCTCCATGCAGCCATCTGCGAGGCTCTTCGGCTATACCCGTCAGTACCTTTCAATCACAGACTTTCTGTTGAACCAGACGTTCTTCCGAGCGGCCACCACGTTGTTGCGAACACAAAGATTATGGTGTCACTTTATTCAATGGGAAGTATGGAAGGAATATGGGGAGATGATTGCTTGGAGTTCAAACCCGAGAGATGGATTTCTGAGAAAGGAGGAATAGTGCACATACCATCTTACAAATTCATTGCATTCAATACAGGACCTAGGAGCTGCTTGGGTCAAGACCTAACTTTCTTTCAGATGAAAACTATTGTTCCTGCAATTCTTTGGAATTATCGTATTCAAGTGGTTGAAGGGCATCCTATTTCTCCATGTCTCTCTGTCATGCTGCATATGAAACATGGCTTGAAGGTCAGGGTTTCCaagagatcatga